CAGTACGAAAATTGGTGATATTGTTTCATTTCGTGCAGAATTGGATGGGACATGGCTGCGATTTGCTCGTATAAAAAATGATTTTGTCTATACTTTTGACGAGAAATGTCCAAAAGGTTCCGGTTCTCATACTTTGAAAGTGGCCACAGTCAATTCTGCGGGAAATACCAATACACAGACGTTTACCTTTCAGAGATAAATAAGTGTAGAGGTATAATCTTTTGCTATTTTACTGTTTCAATCCTTTAATTTTAAATAAATTTGTCCTTTAAAAATTATAATCATTGGAATTTCATCCGTTCATCGAAAAATCGAATACACAGGAAATAAAGGCTTTTCAGGAAGAAAAACTTCATCAGCTTCTGGTTTATCTTGAAGGAAATTCACCTTTTTATCAAAGACTTTTTAAAGAGAAAAATATCAAGGTAGAAGAAATCCGGACATTGGAAGATTTGCAGAAGATTCCTACTACAACAAAGAATGATCTGCAGCAGCACAATCATGATTTTTTCTGTATTACATCGGATAAGATTGTAGATTACAGCACGACTTCCGGAACATTAGGAGATCCGGTAACTTTTGGGTTGTCTGATAATGATCTTGAAAGATTGGCCTATAATGAAGCGATATCCTTTGCTTGTGCCGGAATTCAGAAAGGAGATGTGGTACAGATGATTACTACGATTGATAAACGTTTATGGCAGGTCTTGCTTATTTTTTAGGACTAAGAAAGATGGGAGCCAGTGTGGTCAGAATGGGGCCGGGAATTCCTGAACTGCAATGGGACTCTATTTTCAGATATAAACCGAAATACCTGATTACTGTTCCGTCATTTTTATTGAAAATGATCGATTATGCTGAAAAACGCGGTTTGGATTATAAAAATTCAAGTGTTTATGGTGCGGTATGTATTGGTGAAAGTATCAAAAATCAGGACTTTACAGATAATATTCTTTCCCAGAAGATCAAAGAGAAATGGAATATAAAACTTTTTTCTACCTATGCTTCTACAGAAATGAGTACCGCTTTTACAGAGTGTGAGTTTCAGGTAGGAGGTCATCACCACCCTGAATTGATTATTACAGAGATTCTGGATGATGAAGGAAATATTGTAAAAGAAGGTGAAAGTGGCGAGCTTACCATTACTACATTGGGAGTAGAAGCCATTCCTTTGTTGAGGTTTAAAACCGGAGATATTGTAAAAGCGCATTACGAGCCTTGTCAATGCGGCAGGAATACAATGCGGCTAGGCCCTGTGATCGGACGAAAACAACAGATGATCAAATATAAAGGAACAACACTGTATCCACCTGCGATGAACGATATTCTGAACGATTTTAATAATATTCTGTGTTATCAGATTGTTATTCAGTCTAATGAAATAGGCTTAGATGAAATTATTATCAAGCTGAGTACTGAACAGGAAAATGAGAACTTTGTGAACGAAGTAAGGGATCATTTCCGTGCGAAGTTGAGGGTAAGCCCGAAGATTGAAATCATTGATTTTGATGTTTTATCTAAAACTGTTTTTAATCCAAATAGCAGAAAACCAATTACATTCATTGATTTAAGATAAATCTGGTCATTTTAGAATGAACGATATAAAAAAAGACTGCAATGAGCAGTCTTTTGTTTTTATGATTGTTGTTGCTTTTCCAGTTTGATGAGGTTGGCGAGATTCTTAATTACCGTATCGTGTTTTTTCACAAAAGGATTATCCTTGTTCCATACATATCCGGCCAATACAGCGCAAATCTTTTTCTTTACATCCGGGTTTTCCGGTTGATGGAAGAATAGCTCCTGAAGATTTCCGGTATACCATTCCTTTACATAAGTGGTAAAAACATCTACACCATATAAGATATAATCTGTGTATTCTGTTTGCCAGTCAATTTTCTCACCATTCAGTTGTCGTAATGCCAGTTTAGCTGCTAGCATTCCTGATTCTGTAGCAAAGGCCATTCCTGAAGAAAATACAGGATCAAGGAACTCAGATGCATTTCCGGTGAGAGCAAAACCATCCCCGAATAATTTTTTTACAGAACATGAATAATCTTTCAGATGTCTTGGCTCAAAAAGAAAATCTAGATCCCCAAAACGTTTCATATAATAATCAGAAAGAGAAATTGCTTTTCTTAAAGCTTCAGCAGTATCTCTATTTTCAGATAGTTTTTCAATATATTCGGTAGGTCCTACAATTCCTAAACTTGTATTTCCGTTAGAAAAAGGAATGACCCAAAGCCAAACCTCAGTTTCAATGATATCAAAGGAAATTAAAGTTCCTTCCTCACCTTCCTCTCTGTTTAGATCTTTTACATGAGAGAAAATAGCTGAATGAGGAGATAATTTAGAAGGCTTTTCAAGGTCAAGTAAACGAGGTAAAACTCTTCCATAACCACTTGAGTCAATAACGAACTTTGCATGGATCTCCTTGGTTTCTCCATCTTTGGTTTTTACTGTTGTGATAGAATCTGTTCCCTCGAATTTGATATCAATAACTTCAGTTTCAAATTCAAGATCTACTCCTTTATTAATTACCTCCTGAGCAAGTGTATTATCAAAGTCTGCTCTTGGAACCTGCCAGGTCCAATCCCAGCCTTCTCCAAATTTATTACTAAAATCAAAGATACAAACCTCATCACCACGAAGAAAACGTGCTCCCAACTTCTTCTCAAAGCCCATTTTATCCAATGCAGGAAAAAGTCCGGCTTCATCAAAGTGATCCATTACTCTTGGAATTAAGCTTTCACCAACGACCAGTCTTGGGAATTTTGTCTTTTCAACAACTTTTACGCTGACATTATTCTTCTTTAAGTATGAAGAAGATACGCATCCGGAAGGTCCAGCTCCGATTACAAGAACGTCAACAAATTCTTTGCTCATCTTTGATTTTTTATTTTAATAATAACTTTTATCTTTGCCGCAAAATTAGTGACAAATAATTA
This is a stretch of genomic DNA from Chryseobacterium tructae. It encodes these proteins:
- a CDS encoding NAD(P)/FAD-dependent oxidoreductase, with the protein product MSKEFVDVLVIGAGPSGCVSSSYLKKNNVSVKVVEKTKFPRLVVGESLIPRVMDHFDEAGLFPALDKMGFEKKLGARFLRGDEVCIFDFSNKFGEGWDWTWQVPRADFDNTLAQEVINKGVDLEFETEVIDIKFEGTDSITTVKTKDGETKEIHAKFVIDSSGYGRVLPRLLDLEKPSKLSPHSAIFSHVKDLNREEGEEGTLISFDIIETEVWLWVIPFSNGNTSLGIVGPTEYIEKLSENRDTAEALRKAISLSDYYMKRFGDLDFLFEPRHLKDYSCSVKKLFGDGFALTGNASEFLDPVFSSGMAFATESGMLAAKLALRQLNGEKIDWQTEYTDYILYGVDVFTTYVKEWYTGNLQELFFHQPENPDVKKKICAVLAGYVWNKDNPFVKKHDTVIKNLANLIKLEKQQQS